A window of the Microtus ochrogaster isolate Prairie Vole_2 unplaced genomic scaffold, MicOch1.0 UNK60, whole genome shotgun sequence genome harbors these coding sequences:
- the Cttnbp2nl gene encoding CTTNBP2 N-terminal-like protein: MNLEKLSKPELLTLFSILEGELEARDLVIEALKAQHRDTFIEERYGKYNISDPLMALQRDFETLKEKNDSEKQPVCTNPLSILKVVMKQCKNMQERMLSQLAAAESRHRKVILDLEEERQRHAQDTAEGDDVTYMLEKERERLTQQLEFEKSQVKKFEKEQKKLSSQLEEERSRHKQLSSMLVLECKKANSKAAEEGQKAGELSLKLEKERSRASKLEEELAAERKRGLQTEAQVEKQLSEFDIEREQLRAKLNREVNRTRALKDEIEDLKKLVRDLEATQQRSGTSEQCRGPATTSRSTATEPPLLVSVFCQTESVQMERSHGSILTKLTDAGLPGPTTPTYSYAKVNGHCDPEIQTTRDLTSGSSTENQGPPLEKSVVSAQEKPVENGGCPVGAETPVTMPSHLPSSGSSLSPSSTASSSLTSSPCSSPVLTKRLLGSSVSSPGYQSSYQVGINQRFHAARHKFQSQADQDQQASGLQSPPSRDLSPTLLDNSAAKQLARNTVTQVLSRFTSQGPIKPVSPSSSPFGTDYRNLASTANPRGDASHSPTPGKVSSPLSPLSPGIKSPTIPRAERGNPPPIPPKKPGLTPSQSAATPVTKTHSQASSLTTTEDLASNCSPNAVVANGKDVEILVPTSS, from the exons GCCCAACACAGAGATACTTTCATTGAAGAACGCTATGGAAAATATAACATCAGTGACCCTCTAATGGCTCTTCAGAGAGATTTTGAAACactaaaggaaaagaatgatAGTGAGAAGCAGCCAGTGTGCACAAACCCCCTCTCTATCCTTAAGGTGGTGATGAAGCAATGCAAGAACATGCAGGAGCGCATGCTGTCCCAGCTGGCTGCTGCCGAGAGCAGGCACCGAAAG GTGATCCTTGACCttgaagaagagaggcagaggcatgcgcaGGACACCGCAGAAGGAGATGATGTCACCtacatgctggagaaggagagggagaggctgaCGCAACAG ttgGAATTCGAAAAGTCCCAAGtgaaaaaatttgaaaaagaacaaaaaaagctGTCTAGTCAGTTGGAAGAGGAGCGCTCCCGCCACAAGCAGCTCTCGTCCATGCTGGTGCTTGAGTGCAAGAAGGCCAACAGCAAGGCGGCTGAGGAGGGGCAGAAGGCCGGAGAGCTGAGCCTGAAactggagaaggagaggagccGGGCGAGTAAGCTGGAGGAAGAACTGGCAGCTGAGAGGAAACGGGGCCTGCAGACGGAGGCCCAGGTGGAGAAGCAGTTGTCTGAGTTTGATATCGAGAGGGAGCAGTTGAGAGCCAAACTGAATCGGGAGGTGAACCGGACCAGAGCCCTGAAGGACGAGATTGAAGACTTGAAGAAGCTTGTGAGGGACCTGGAGGCCACCCAGCAGCGCAGTGGCACCAGTGAGCAGTGCAGAGGGCCAGCGACCACATCCAGGAGCACAGCCACAGAGCCCCCGCTGCTAGTGTCAGTGTTCTGCCAAACAGAGAGTGTTCAGATGGAGAGAAGCCACGGGAGCATACTAACCAAGCTGACAGATGCTGGTCTTCCTGGCCCCACCACTCCTACTTACTCCTACGCAAAAGTCAATGGCCACTgtgacccagaaatacaaactaCCAGGGACTTGACCTCAGGCAGCAGCACAGAAAACCAAGGGCCTCCGCTAGAGAAATCTGTGGTCTCAGCCCAGGAGAAGCCGGTGGAGAATGGCGGGTGTCCTGTCGGAGCTGAGACTCCGGTCACAATGCCGAGTCACCTCCCTTCCAGTGGCAGCTCACTGTCTCCCAGCAGCACCGCCTCCTCCTCTCTGacctcctctccctgctcttcgCCAGTTCTAACTAAGCGTCTCTTGGGGTCGTCGGTCAGCAGCCCCGGCTACCAGTCTTCCTACCAAGTAGGAATCAACCAGCGGTTCCACGCAGCTCGGCACAAGTTTCAGTCCCAAGCAGACCAAGATCAGCAGGCCAGTGGTCTGCAGAGCCCTCCGTCCAGGGACCTGTCCCCTACCCTTTTAGACAACTCTGCTGCCAAGCAGCTGGCCCGGAACACGGTCACACAGGTGCTGTCCAGATTCACTAGCCAGGGGCCCATCAAGCCAGTCTCTCCCAGCAGCTCTCCCTTTGGTACAGACTACCGGAACTTGGCCAGCACTGCCAACCCAAGAGGTGACGCTAGCCATTCGCCTACTCCGGGGAAAGTGTCCAGTCCTCTGAGCCCCTTGTCTCCAGGAATCAAGTCCCCAACCATCCCCAGAGCCGAGAGAGGAAACCCTCCACCAATCCCACCCAAAAAGCCTGGCCTCACCCCATCCCAGTCTGCCGCCACTCCCGTGACCAAAACTCATTCCCAGGCGTCCTCCCTGACCACCACAGAAGACCTCGCCAGCAACTGCTCTCCCAATGCCGTGGTGGCCAACGGCAAGGACGTTGAGATACTTGTGCCTACCAGCAGCTAG